Sequence from the Panicum virgatum strain AP13 chromosome 5N, P.virgatum_v5, whole genome shotgun sequence genome:
TCAGGGTTTTATTAGAAGCTTTTGGGTGTTCTCTCATTCAGGAATTTATTCTAAGCTTCATTCTCTTCTGACTCATGTTGCTATATGCAGAAAACAGAGTTTATAGTCACTGTCACCGCAAGGAAGATCGGCAGCAACTGGTGGTACAATGCGTGCAAGAAATGCATGAAGACAACAAAGCGCCACGGCGATTCCTACAAGTGCACAGGTCCTAAGCGCAACTACATTGGGATACCCAACCAGAGGTTAGTTATCTGCATATCAACTGATCATGCTTCTTGGCCAGATACTTTCTGTTGCTTATTCTGATCTTATCAACGATAGGTTCAAGCTATCTATACTAGCTGGTGACAACACAGCTGATGCCGAGTTCATTCTGTTTGGGAGGCAAGCTCAACGACTGACAAGGAAATCAGCTGATACCCTTGTGGCTGAAAACCCAGCTGACTTCATTCCAGATGAACTTACAAAGCTGCTTGAGAAGACGTTCACATGGATAGTAAGCTTTACTGATAGTACAACAGATTCTGGCACCATTACACTTCAGGTCAACACAGTGGTCGGAGAAGTCGGTCAAGGAGGCTCTATCATTCCAGCGATGCCAGCAACATCCCAGACATCTTCACTCATGCTGTCAGAAGGTGCCACCACCAGCATGCATGGCACTTCTCACCAGGGCGCTTCTCAACAGAGCCAGGCTCTTCCTATGTCACCAATTGCTGCCTGCTCTGATGCTAGCCATGCCTCCAACGCCTCCCCGGTCAGGCCTGCCTTACCTACCTCTGATGCACCGCAGACTCCACAAAGTGTGAAGAGCACAGCTAATAACAAGGTACACGCTACTCAATTTGTTATAAACTACATGCTGCTGCTTACAGAACACACTGCTGACCGCCTTTGTGTCTGTTGTCCTAGGACAAGTCTGAAAATCCTGCTATGAAGCCTTCTAAGAGTGCTCTGGTACCACAGAAGCCCTTCACTAGGAAAAGGTTAGCCATCCTTATAAATTCTCACATAGACACACGGCTCTCTACAAATGCTTATGATGTTGCTTATAGGTCCTGTCCAACGAGCAAAGGAAACGTGGCCAAGAAGCTCCTGATTGATGATGAGGCCGAAGAAGACGACGGTGGCAGCAGCGGGGGTGCACCCTCTGCGGATCAGCAAAGGTGCCCTTTCTATGTCTCTCCTTTAAGTCAAAGGCTTAGCCTCTACACCCTGGCAAATATGCTAATGTTCCTTTCAAACCAGTCATGTAGTCCAGTCATATATCTGCTCACATACCTTTGCTCATGAACAAACTGAAAGCTGATCTGCGAAGCTTCCATGAGCCTTCCTGATTTATAGACCAAAAGATGGATATAGACATATGCAtcctgtattttttttcttgctgaGTTTATGAAACAGATGGTTTCTCTGCTCCTTCCCTATCAAATTAGCTGCTACCTAATTTCTTAGAATACTTGGTTGGTATGTGAATGTTCAAGTGAATTAGACATGTCAGGTTAAATGTAAATTTGAAAATTGTAGCCTAGGTGGCTCTACTTGCTATACTACTGCAAGACTGTTAGGGTCTTGGGGCTTTCATGGTAATTGTGATAGATGATAAATTGTTTTGGTACATAGCATGTGTTGTTTATTCAGGATAAAGAGTCATGTTGCTCAGCAATGTGAATAAATATTAGTGATTTGGGATTTCAGAGTTGTTTTGATGCATTCCCTGAAATCAGGTCCATCACTgcaaattctatgtccctagGATACATGTGCTAAGCCTGGAATATGGCAAGAATCTTTATTTACACATTAGATGAGGACCATACATTGTGTTTTGCATGCTTCTTTTACATCACCATGGTAGATACATGTTGAAAATTGAACTTCTGTCATTTTGTAGCCCCACCAAGGAGGCATGAGCAGACAAGCTCATGCTCATTTTGTCGCTCCACGTTGCAGTCCACTTTTAGGTGCCTTTCGTCTGCGTCGGCACATCATCTTCGTCAGCCTGTGCCTGCAACGTGTGTAGCATTTTGATTACGTTTCTCTTCCAATGACGATTCAGGTTAGTATCAAAAGCTACCGGGTAGGCTGCTTGGTAGCTATTGATACTGGTTATGCCATTTATGGTGATCGGATGTGCTGTAATTATGATGTTCTATATGCCGGACAAACACCAAAAAATCGGTAGGATGGTTAGGTGATCAGATATGCTGTAATTTCAGGTTTGAAAATGCCGGACAAACACCTCGGATCTTATCAGTACGGTAGCCAGGGTGGATGGATGTGCTGTAATATTCATTATTTAAGTGCCGAACAGAGACCTAGGCAAGGTGGATGGATGTGTTGTAATGTTAATCATCTAAATGCCAAACAAACACCTTCGATTATAACCTGCTCCGATGTGCTGATTGTCTTTTATTTTCGTACACACTTTTTGATTGTTTGTATGATAGGGCTAGGGCGCGCATCACGCGCCGAAGGTTCTATTGACCGTAGAAGACAGCAGTGCACTAGCGCAGGACTGCAGTCTGCAGGTACTACATGGCTAAGGTTGAGTGTCTCCCTAATTTATTTGCATTTTTTCAAATCCTAAATATCTTGATTTATTTGTAAGAGTAAAATTAATGGCCGGCCCACGAACTTGGCACGGTGTGCCATCTAAGTCCCCGAACTCCTATAATGCACATCGAGACCCCTAAACTTGCTAATCGATTCGTGTGACGTCCAAATCAACATAATAAAGGTTAAACTGCCTACGTGATACGATGACTGGCATTTGACGTGGACCAGACAtacgggcccacatgtcaggcccacctctcttctttctctctTCTCTGGATCTGTCTCCGTCGGCGGCCTCTCTGCGCGACGCTACGCCGTAGGGGATAGGCTCGAGGTGCTGGCCGCCGTCGTTGCGTCCTTGCCGCTTGGGGCCGCCGACCCTCGCCACCGCTGCTTGGGCTGCCGCTCCCTGCAGGAGCGGCCAGCACctcgtggtcggctccccacAAGCGCGGCGTGCGGCCCATGGCGTAGGGGTGGTACAtcacgcgcgcgccgccggacaCGTAGGTGCCGTCGGGGAGCACGTCGGCGGCGGTGCAGAACTTGGAGTCGAACTGCACGGGCGGGAACAGGCGCATGTTCTCGTACAGTACCGCGTGGGTGTAGTGCAGGTGCTCGTAGGTGACCGGCGTCGAGTCGTGGCCGGCCTCCGCGCGAATGGCCGCTGCCACGTCGGGGTTCTTGGACAGGAGCATAAAGAGCGCGGAGGACACCGTGTCGCGCCCGGCGAGGAGGAAGCTGACCACGATGTCGCGGAGGTTGGCTGTCGGAGAAGCCAAGCTTCCGGCGCTCCCGGAACATCGCTACCGCCAGCTCGTCAACGAGCTTGATGGCCTTCTTGAGCTCCCTCTCGAACCCGATGTTGAGCAGGCGCTTCATCCTccacagcagcggc
This genomic interval carries:
- the LOC120673854 gene encoding uncharacterized protein LOC120673854, with product MKTTKRHGDSYKCTGPKRNYIGIPNQRFKLSILAGDNTADAEFILFGRQAQRLTRKSADTLVAENPADFIPDELTKLLEKTFTWIVSFTDSTTDSGTITLQVNTVVGEVGQGGSIIPAMPATSQTSSLMLSEGATTSMHGTSHQGASQQSQALPMSPIAACSDASHASNASPVRPALPTSDAPQTPQSVKSTANNKDKSENPAMKPSKSALVPQKPFTRKRSCPTSKGNVAKKLLIDDEAEEDDGGSSGGAPSADQQSPTKEA
- the LOC120674593 gene encoding cytochrome P450 94C1-like, producing the protein MKRLLNIGFERELKKAIKLVDELAVAIFLLAGRDTVSSALFMLLSKNPDVAAAIRAEAGHDSTPVTYEHLHYTHAVLYENMRLFPPVQFDSKFCTAADVLPDGTYVSGGARVMYHPYAMGRTPRLWGADHEAQADEDDVPTQTKGT